In the Engystomops pustulosus chromosome 2, aEngPut4.maternal, whole genome shotgun sequence genome, one interval contains:
- the ULK2 gene encoding serine/threonine-protein kinase ULK2, whose product MEVVGDFEYCRKDLIGHGAFAVVFKGRHRKKTDWEVAIKSINKKNLSKSQILLGKEIKILKELQHENIVALYDVQEMPNSVFLVMEYCNGGDLADYLQAKGTLSEDTIRVFLQQIAAAMRVLHSKGIIHRDLKPQNILLSYASRKKSTFSGIRIKIADFGFARYLQSNMMAATLCGSPMYMAPEVIMSQNYDAKADLWSIGTVIYQCLVGKPPFQANSPQDLRLFYEKNKNLVPSIPGETSTYLSDLLLGLLQRNQKDRLDFEGFFNHPFLEQVSTVKKSCPVPVPTYSGSSISGSSCGSSPSCRFASPPSLPDMQHIQEENLSSPPLGPPNYLQISKDSASTSSKNSSCDTDDFVLVPSNPSSDQSYDMPTGTAGRRASSEFLMCGGQNQPQMSPRSETAPIPVPTQLRNYQRIEQNLSTTASPTFNPHGSPRSGAVRRSNTSPMGFLKVGSGSPSSTDLVSTPGRRLSTGSSRPYSPLVGTIPEQIGHCCCGHPQGHESRSRSSSGGSPVPQSQSPQCLLGGRLPSAPTLTDIYQNKQKLRKQHSDPVCPSYAGHGFSHSPQPARPVSLGASPTKHMGSSPRSSEWLYKSPLPTIIGSPTKATAPFKIPKTQASSNLPALVTRQGPVDTLVQVKDVLEPRDCSHFHCPHGSEKAGPAEHTKTVFGRSVSAGKLSDQTSRTILGGQYYQGSTDSLNSERPMDTVPSGATGSVLTVPVMANRAVMFTVGSPPSSATPPTCTHMMMRARATSVGSNSSGGSLCSISGRVYMGSPSGIHMGSSPPGGDAAPALKYMSYGTSPPSLEDFITFEAPELPEETLMEREHTETLRHLNLMLAFTECVMELTASRSRTTDLCTSAVSLYQIQESVVVDQISQLSKEWGQVEQLVLYMKAAQFLASSLQLAKSQIKSAKLTPSSAVKQVVKTMNDQYKFCISMCKKLTDQLNRFFSDKQRFVDEINSVTAEKLIYNCAVEMVQAAALDEMFQQTEDIAYRYHRAALLLEGLTKILQSPADIENVNKYKASVEGRLSALYGAVAVYE is encoded by the exons CCAAAGGAACTTTGAGTGAAGATACCATACGAGTTTTTCTGCAACAGATTGCTGCTGCCATGCGCGTCTTACACAGCAAGGGAATAATCCATAGGGACCTGAAGCCTCAAAATATACTTCTCTCTTATGCCAGTCGAAAAAAGTCAACATTTAGTGGCATCCGAATAAAGATTG CGGACTTTGGCTTTGCACGTTATTTACAGAGTAACATGATGGCTGCCACATTATGCGGATCACCAATGTACATG GCTCCAGAAGTTATTATGTCCCAAAATTATGATGCAAAGGCAGACCTGTGGAGCATAGGAACCGTCATTTATCAATGTCTAGTTGGCAAACCACCTTTCCAG GCAAATAGTCCTCAGGATCTGAGACtcttttatgaaaaaaacaagaaCCTTGTTCCAAG CATTCCTGGAGAGACCTCTACCTATCTGTCGGATCTGCTGCTGGGACTACTTCAGAGAAACCAAAAAGACAGGCTAGATTTTG AGGGCTTTTTCAATCATCCTTTCTTAGAACAGGTGTCTACAGTCAAAAAGT cctgTCCTGTCCCAGTGCCTACTTACTCTGGGTCAAGTATATCGGGCAGCTCCTGTGGAAGCTCACCATCTTGTCGCTTTGCATCTCCTCCT TCTCTGCCAGATATGCAGCATATCCAAGAAGAAAATCTGTCATCGCCCCCATTGGGTCCTCCAAATTATTTACAGATCTCCAAGGACTCGGCTAGCACAAGCAGCAAGAACTCTTCATGCGATACAGATGACTTTGTCCTGGTACCAAGCAACCCATCCTCTGACCAGTCAT ATGATATGCCTACTGGGACAGCCGGACGCAGGGCATCCAGTGAGTTCCTTATGTGTGGAGG GCAGAACCAGCCTCAGATGTCGCCGCGCAGCGAGACCGCGCCAATTCCTGTCCCTACTCAGTTACGGAACTATCAACGCATTGAGCAGAATCTCTCAACTACTGCAAGTCCAACGTTTAACCCACATGGCTCACCCAG ATCTGGAGCAGTGAGACGCTCCAATACCAGCCCTATGGGCTTTTTAAAGGTTGGTTCCGGATCTCCAAGTTCAACAGACCTGGTGTCCACTCCTGGACGTCGATTGTCAACTGGCTCTTCTCGGCCGTATTCCCCATTAG tgGGAACCATCCCAGAGCAGATTGGACATTGTTGTTGCGGTCATCCTCAAGGCCACGAGTCCAGAAGTAGAAGCTCTTCAGGAG GTTCCCCAGTACCACAGTCTCAGTCGCCTCAGTGTTTGCTAGGTGGAAGGCTCCCAAGTGCCCCAACCCTCACAGACATCTACCAGAATAAGCAGAAGCTACGAAAACAACATTCAGATCCAGTCTGTCCCTCATATGCCGGACATGGCTTTAGCCATTCTCCTCAGCCAGCACGACCGGTCAGTCTTGGAGCTTCTCCGACAAAACACATGGGATCATCGCCAAGGAGTTCAGAATGGCTCTATAAGAGCCCCTTACCCACTATCATAGGATCCCCCACCAAG GCAACTGCTCCATTCAAGATCCCAAAGACTCAAGCCTCATCCAATCTTCCCGCTTTGGTTACTCGTCAGGGGCCTGTTGACACTTTAGTACAGGTCAAAGATGTGTTGGAACCAAGGGATTGCTCGCATTTCCACTGTCCACATGGAAGTGAAAAGGCAGGCCCTGCAGAGCATACCAAAACTGTTTTTGGAAG GTCAGTGAGTGCTGGGAAATTGTCAGATCAGACCAGCAGAACTATCCTTGGAGGACAGTATTACCAGGGCAGCACAGACAGTCTGAATTCTGAACGTCCTATGGATACAG TCCCCTCTGGTGCTACAGGAAGTGTCCTTACAGTGCCTGTGATGGCAAATAGGGCAGTGATGTTCACTGTCGGATCTCCTCCCAGCAGCGCCACGCCACCCACATGTACCCACATGATGATGAGGGCTCGAGCCACTTCAG TTGGTTCAAACAGCTCTGGTGGCTCGCTGTGCTCCATTAGTGGCCGAGTGTACATGGGATCCCCCTCTGGTATTCACAtgggctcctctcctcctggagGTGACGCAGCACCAGCTCTAAAGTACATGTCCTATGGCACTTCACCACCCAGTCTGGAAGATTTTATCACATTTGAGGCCCCTGAGCTGCCTGAGGAAACTCTTATGGAG AGGGAACATACAGAAACGCTGCGACACCTCAATCTGATGCTTGCCTTCACGGAATGTGTCATGGAGCTGACCGCTAGTCGCAGCAGAACTACCGATCTCTGCACCTCTGCTGTCTCTCTTTACCAGATACAGGAAAGTGTGGTGGTGGATCAGATAAGTCAGCTGAGCAAAGAATGGGG ACAAGTGGAACAGCTGGTACTGTACATGAAAGCCGCTCAGTTCCTGGCATCATCCCTTCAGCTTGCAAAATCGCAGATCAAATCGGCAAAGTTGACCCCTTCAAGTGCTGTAAAACAAG TGGTGAAGACCATGAATGACCAATATAAATTCTGCATCAGCATGTGCAAGAAGCTGACTGATCAGCTAAACCGATTCTTCTCAGACAAGCAGAGATTTGTGGATGAGATCAACAGCGTCACAGCAGAAAAACTAATTTACAATTGTGCTGTGGAAATG GTACAAGCAGCCGCCCTTGATGAAATGTTCCAGCAGACTGAAGATATTGCTTATCGCTACCACAGAGCAGCACTTCTTTTAGAAGGCTTAACAAAGATCCTACAGAGCCCTGCAGACATTGAAAATGTCAATAAAT ATAAAGCCAGTGTGGAGGGAAGACTGTCTGCACTATATGGAGCAGTAGCTGTGTATGAATAG